A single region of the Fusarium fujikuroi IMI 58289 draft genome, chromosome FFUJ_chr05 genome encodes:
- a CDS encoding related to Scd1 protein encodes MNHAPRASQLSGSTAFAGSSASLSSLSTATTATPQNGGPVLATANIINQKADASRSLYQICISLKQRLAQVPGFDPYLDQLDPNDPVDPLWNLFRRGYPLLLIYNALRPNEELKVEDPSANEAKKSKIAIFKFVQACMKDLDIPSSHSFVITDLMGNDTSGFVKVTQVVNYVLDRAEERGYLLQPLPESGDGNNEPSGGQMTYRDHIIRELVDTERKYVQDLENLHDLKKTLDQQGEIPGDTLHQIFLNINAILDFQRRFLIRVETTNSMSADAQRWGAPFIMYEDAFDIYQPFIANQRKAAMVANQVFDKIQRSSHPVAADFNTLDGFLLKPMQRLVKYPLLLKDLNKKTEDEEVKLDLTSGCEAAERVLKKANEAVNRDLLDEALEDLTSRVEDWKSHKVEQFGKLLLHGVYGVITGKTDQEKDYEIYLFESILLCCKEISSSKSKDKKDKLRSSGTKTRNKSAKLQLKGRIFMTNVTDIVSFSKPGNHSVQIWWKGDPGVENFVIKFLNEETLRKWVMTLETQRKHNVPRQSSNSDSLSTDFAWTREHGAGLENPYLQEDDDDEDLGPATAPAGYHTGPPSGIVPRTASTSNLRARAGTGESSASLAGMVRAPPPRFPLPAPPAPLSLQTAANGAHSPGAWAGDSYFSPVAESPASSRTSTASGMFTTPHYGLPKSATPQPTWEDGNGNRYTAPAMPRAPSRDGPSPNPHGRNPRGPSLPAMASNNQAALAAQQRNRSYSTPDINAPGMPRTRQPSHGNIPAVPGIPQHLHPGHNPNIGREQTGSPRNEQPTRAQTNSPGAQRERMHKHTGSVGGSMNHFPSQPVHPRSMTPGAGGNALRVDAAAANSRTVSPALGTATMPPNSNPLSPEMPLPTQLKVRVNCEAGNYVTLVVAFNITYQSLVDRIDAKLARFTTSSISKGLLKLRYRDEDGDFVAIEGDDDIQIAFMEWREGVRNMYSGGVGEIELFCVGGTS; translated from the exons ATGAACCATGCGCCGCGCGCCAGTCAACTCTCGGGCTCGACAGCCTTTGCTGGCTCCTCGGCTTCGTTGAGTTCTCTGTCCACGGCTACGACCGCCACACCACAGAACGGCGGCCCCGTGCTAGCCACAGCGAATATCATTAATCAAAAAGCCGACGCTTCACGATCGCTTTACCAGATTTGCATTTCGCTCAAGCAGCGCTTGGCTCAGGTTCCTGGCTTTGACCCTTATCTGGATCAGCTGGACCCTAATGATCCTGTTGATCCTCTATGGAACCTATTCCGAAGAGGATACCCTTTACTACTAATTTACAATGCCCTGCGACCTAATGAAGAGCTCAAGGTCGAGGACCCTAGCGCTAATGAAGCtaagaagtccaagatcgCCATCTTCAAATTCGTCCAGGCCTGCATGAAAGACCTAGATATTCCATCTTCCCATAGTTTTGTGATAACTGACTTGATGGGCAACGATACCAGCGGCTTTGTAAAG GTGACTCAAGTTGTTAATTACGTCTTGGATCGAGCAGAGGAACGCGGATATCTCCTTCAACCTTTACCAGAATCTGGGGATGGAAACAACGAGCCCTCGGGCGGACAGATGACCTACCGAGACCACATCATCCGTGAACTTGTCGACACCGAGCGAAAATACGTCCAAGATCTCGAGAACCTGCAcgacttgaagaagacgcTCGATCAACAAGGCGAGATTCCTGGCGATACTCTCCATCAgatcttcctcaacatcaacgccatTCTCGATTTCCAGCGCCGTTTTCTGATCCGAGTAGAGACAACAAACTCCATGTCCGCTGACGCCCAACGATGGGGGGCTCCCTTCATTATGTATGAGGATGCGTTCGACATTTACCAGCCTTTTATCGCCAACCAGCGTAAGGCGGCGATGGTTGCGAATCAGGTTTTCGACAAAATCCAACGCTCCTCACACCCCGTGGCAGCCGATTTCAACACCCTGGATGGTTTCCTGCTGAAGCCCATGCAGAGACTGGTGAAATATCCCCTGTTGCTCAAG GATTTGAACAAGAAGaccgaggatgaggaggtcAAGTTGGATCTGACTAGTGGCTGCGAAGCCGCCGAGCGAGtgctgaagaaggctaaCGAAGCCGTTAACCGCGACTTGCTTGATGAGGCTCTCGAGGACCTAACAAGCCGAGTTGAGGATTGGAAGAGCCACAAGGTGGAACAATTTGGCAAACTTCTCCTGCATGGCGTGTATGGTGTGATCACCGGAAAGACAGATCAAGAGAAGGAT TACGAAATCTACCTTTTCGAGTCTATTCTCCTGTGTTGCAAggagatctcatcaagcaagAGCAAGGATAAGAAGGATAAACTGCGGTCATCAGGCACCAAGACACGGAACAAGAGCGCCAAGCTTCAGTTGAAGGGCAGGATATTCATGACTAATGTGACTGATATTGTGTCCTTCTCTAAGCCAG GCAACCACAGTGTGCAGATATGGTGGAAGGGAGACCCCGGTGTTGAGAACTTTGTCATCAAGTTCTTGAACGAAGAGACTTTGAGGAAATGGGTGATGACTCTGGAGACCCAGAGGAAGCATAACGTGCCGCGCCAATCTTCGAACTCAGACTCGCTTTCAACCGACTTTGCCTGGACCCGAGAGCATGGGGCAGGACTGGAGAATCCATACCTGCaggaggacgacgacgatgaagacctcggaccagcaacagcacctGCTGGGTACCATACTGGACCTCCTTCGGGCATCGTACCTCGAACAGCTTCAACCAGTAACCTTCGCGCTCGAGCCGGAACCGGAGAGAGCTCTGCTTCACTGGCCGGTATGGTGAGAGCGCCTCCGCCTCGCTTCCCTCTACCAGCGCCTCCCGCACCACTCAGCCTTCAGACAGCAGCAAATGGTGCCCACTCACCCGGCGCGTGGGCGGGTGATAGCTACTTCTCTCCTGTCGCCGAGTCaccagcatcatcaagaaccaGCACAGCCAGTGGAATGTTTACAACACCTCACTATGGCCTCCCTAAGAGTGCCACTCCTCAGCCAACTTGGGAGGATGGTAACGGCAACCGATACACCGCACCCGCCATGCCACGTGCCCCCTCTCGCGACGGTCCTTCACCGAACCCTCATGGACGTAACCCTCGTGGACCTTCACTGCCAGCAATGGCCTCAAACAACCAGGCGGCTCTCGCTGCTCAACAGAGGAACCGCTCGTACAGCACTCCTGATATTAATGCACCAGGAATGCCACGCACACGACAGCCTAGCCACGGAAACATTCCAGCAGTCCCTGGCATCCCCCAACATCTGCATCCTGGCCACAACCCCAATATTGGCCGAGAACAGACAGGTTCACCTAGAAATGAACAGCCAACTCGGGCCCAAACAAACAGCCCAGGCGCTCAGCGAGAGCGCATGCACAAGCACACCGGCAGTGTGGGTGGCAGCATGAACCACTTCCCTTCACAACCAGTTCATCCACGATCAATGACCCCCGGTGCTGGAGGAAATGCTCTTcgtgttgatgctgctgccgccAACTCGCGAACAGTGTCCCCAGCTCTTGGCACAGCAACAATGCCACCCAACTCGAACCCCCTAAGCCCGGAAATGCCCCTCCCAACACAGCTCAAGGTCCGGGTGAACTGTGAGGCAGGAAACTACGTCACCCTGGTCGTGGCTTTCAACATTACCTATCAGTCTCTTGTTGATCGCATCGATGCCAAGCTTGCCCGCTTCACTACTAGCAGTATCAGCAAGGGCCTGCTCAAGCTTCGATATCGCGACGAAGACGGTGACTTTGTCGCCATtgaaggcgatgatgatatccagATCGCCTTCATGGAGTGGCGCGAAGGTGTCAGGAACATGTACTCTGGAGGCGTAGGAGAGATAGAGCTCTTCTGCGTCGGTGGCACTTCCTAG